One genomic region from Mycobacterium basiliense encodes:
- a CDS encoding TIM barrel protein, which translates to MRVGYNTNSLADHPLADALALIAEQGYTAVALTIGYPHVRPFDSDLGAQLGALRASLDTYELTVAVETGARYLLDPRNKHKPSLVDVAAEPRIEFLRRAIDIAADLGATCVSLWSGYPVSYTDPAATRDQLVSRLAQVVDYADRRAVTLGFEPEPGMFVETVAQALDVCRALDDPPRLGITLDVGHCVMTEPAGAQTAIVDLGDKLVNVHLDDMTPLKHEHLEFGYGEVDLGAVMDALDGTGFAGVASVELPRHSHDAPNVARRSMRAINLARLPIGTRSWIEDAAAEIRRSPDKIVERFSGAERAMSRASGDAALLARVQLLTTLVAETFDETVGPLIGKLYQWGDSDERLAVLRGLELSALDGRLGPVATAAGVELTEDALRCNDPRLVAAALGGFGSRFLGQHTWRHGVMKLIFMEVPLSAVYGLSNRADPELGRMVRDYISERRAAGRSVPDDAQTLQNLTATKSEVAR; encoded by the coding sequence ATGCGCGTTGGCTACAACACAAATAGCTTGGCCGATCACCCGCTTGCCGATGCACTCGCGCTGATCGCCGAGCAGGGGTATACCGCCGTCGCCTTGACTATCGGCTATCCGCACGTGCGGCCGTTCGACTCCGATCTCGGCGCTCAGCTCGGCGCCCTTCGTGCCTCGCTGGACACGTATGAGCTGACGGTGGCGGTCGAAACCGGGGCGCGCTACCTGCTGGATCCGCGCAACAAGCACAAGCCGTCATTGGTTGACGTCGCCGCCGAGCCTCGCATCGAATTTTTGCGGCGGGCCATCGATATCGCCGCCGACCTGGGAGCAACCTGCGTGTCGCTGTGGTCGGGCTATCCGGTCAGCTACACCGATCCCGCTGCCACGCGCGACCAGTTGGTGAGTCGGCTGGCGCAGGTGGTGGACTACGCCGACCGTCGGGCGGTCACGCTCGGGTTCGAGCCCGAACCCGGCATGTTCGTGGAGACCGTGGCACAAGCGCTCGACGTGTGCCGGGCGCTGGATGATCCTCCGCGGCTGGGCATCACGCTCGACGTCGGTCATTGTGTGATGACCGAGCCGGCCGGCGCGCAGACCGCCATCGTGGATCTCGGCGACAAGTTGGTCAATGTCCATCTCGACGACATGACACCTCTCAAGCATGAACACCTCGAATTCGGCTACGGTGAGGTTGATCTGGGCGCCGTTATGGACGCACTGGACGGTACCGGGTTTGCTGGGGTCGCGTCAGTCGAACTACCCCGTCATTCGCACGATGCACCAAATGTGGCGCGCCGGAGCATGCGAGCGATCAACCTGGCGAGGTTGCCGATCGGAACACGTTCCTGGATCGAGGACGCTGCAGCAGAAATCCGCCGCAGCCCAGATAAGATCGTGGAGCGCTTCTCCGGGGCGGAGCGTGCGATGTCGCGGGCATCCGGCGACGCGGCGCTCCTTGCTCGGGTGCAGCTGCTCACCACGTTGGTGGCCGAGACCTTTGACGAGACGGTCGGCCCGCTCATCGGAAAGCTCTACCAATGGGGCGACAGCGATGAACGCCTTGCGGTGCTGCGTGGCCTGGAGTTGTCGGCGCTGGACGGCAGGCTGGGACCGGTGGCGACGGCGGCCGGTGTTGAACTGACCGAGGATGCCCTGCGGTGCAACGATCCGCGGCTAGTCGCTGCGGCGCTCGGTGGCTTCGGGTCACGGTTTCTGGGTCAACACACCTGGCGCCACGGTGTGATGAAGTTGATCTTCATGGAAGTCCCGTTGAGTGCCGTATACGGCCTGAGCAATCGAGCTGACCCTGAGTTAGGGCGCATGGTAAGGGATTACATCAGTGAACGTCGCGCGGCCGGCCGCTCCGTACCGGACGACGCACAGACGCTGCAAAACCTGACCGCCACCAAGTCGGAGGTAGCCCGGTGA
- a CDS encoding TatD family hydrolase, producing MRIFDPHIHMTSRTTDDYETMYAAGVRAIVEPAFWLGQPRTDAASFIDYFDSLIGWERYRASQFGIAHNCTIALNPKEANDSRCRKVLEQVPRYLSKSGVVAVGEIGYDSMTPDETAVFQTQLEMAAERDMPALVHTPHRDKLGGTVASIDMVKRVGINPGMVLLDHLNEVTIEPARDSGCWMGFSIYPDTKMDEERMVVLMQRFGLERIIVNSAADWGRSDPLKTAKTAQAMLVGGFSDDDVDRVMWRNPVEFYGQSGQLRLLSEDQEAAFAGNTINRGEKP from the coding sequence GTGAGGATCTTCGATCCACACATTCACATGACGTCTCGTACCACCGACGACTACGAGACGATGTATGCAGCAGGGGTCCGCGCCATCGTGGAACCTGCATTCTGGCTCGGGCAGCCCCGCACTGACGCGGCATCGTTCATCGACTATTTCGACAGCCTTATCGGGTGGGAACGCTATCGCGCTTCCCAGTTCGGAATTGCCCACAACTGCACCATCGCACTAAATCCTAAAGAAGCCAACGATAGCCGCTGCCGCAAAGTGCTCGAGCAGGTACCGCGGTACCTGTCCAAGAGCGGGGTGGTCGCTGTCGGCGAGATCGGCTACGACTCGATGACACCCGACGAAACCGCAGTATTCCAAACCCAGTTGGAAATGGCGGCCGAACGCGACATGCCCGCACTGGTGCACACCCCGCATCGTGACAAGCTCGGTGGGACCGTGGCCAGTATCGACATGGTCAAGCGGGTCGGCATCAATCCGGGCATGGTGCTGCTGGACCACCTCAACGAGGTCACCATCGAGCCCGCCCGGGACAGCGGGTGCTGGATGGGATTCTCGATTTATCCGGACACCAAAATGGATGAGGAGCGGATGGTCGTCTTAATGCAGCGCTTCGGGCTGGAACGAATCATCGTCAATTCGGCGGCGGATTGGGGACGGTCCGACCCGCTTAAGACGGCAAAGACCGCGCAGGCAATGCTGGTCGGCGGGTTCAGCGACGACGACGTCGATCGCGTCATGTGGCGAAATCCGGTCGAGTTCTATGGCCAGAGCGGTCAACTTCGACTACTCAGCGAAGATCAGGAAGCCGCGTTTGCCGGCAACACGATCAACCGCGGGGAAAAGCCGTAA
- the eboE gene encoding metabolite traffic protein EboE: MLSYCSNVVAADSLSALEHRLVSLFSAARELAHVEQLGVGLWLPARTMAQLAEDRPGRRRLAQVLADNGLAVVTMNAFPYGDFHGDTIKHAVYQPNWAESTRLAYTRNCAEVLSDLLPEGECGSISTLPLGWSAPWDDESDASSRQHLRTLSDELQRIEAESGHRIRLAIEPEPGCVIGSCRDAIDWFGGAGVDPQHVGLCLDICHLAVMHENTAEVLAGLSSIGFDVVKIQASNAIQIDDLADGKIADAFAEFANSPYLHQVFGVDGDGRQWFRDDLSLGDRSTPKTGSARVHYHVPLHISPPAPLRNTAHILTETMAMLREGVLSEPVHIEIETYTWEVLPSSLRMGSLAEDLAAEISWLDELMCVRDPA; this comes from the coding sequence ATGTTGTCCTACTGCAGTAATGTCGTTGCTGCCGACAGCCTCTCAGCGCTGGAACACCGACTGGTGTCGCTGTTTTCCGCGGCGCGGGAGCTCGCCCATGTCGAGCAACTCGGCGTTGGGCTGTGGTTACCCGCCCGTACGATGGCCCAACTGGCGGAGGACCGTCCCGGGCGTCGTCGCCTGGCCCAGGTACTCGCGGACAACGGGCTCGCCGTGGTCACCATGAACGCCTTTCCTTACGGCGACTTTCACGGCGATACGATAAAACACGCGGTTTATCAACCAAATTGGGCCGAGTCGACCCGATTGGCGTACACCCGCAACTGTGCGGAGGTGCTCAGCGATCTATTGCCCGAAGGGGAGTGTGGCTCCATCTCGACACTGCCGTTGGGCTGGAGCGCCCCATGGGACGACGAGTCGGACGCTTCATCGCGGCAGCACCTTCGCACGCTGAGCGATGAACTACAACGCATCGAAGCAGAGTCGGGACATCGGATCAGATTGGCCATCGAACCGGAGCCTGGCTGTGTAATCGGGTCCTGTCGCGACGCCATTGACTGGTTCGGCGGGGCGGGGGTGGATCCACAACACGTCGGCCTTTGTCTGGATATCTGCCATCTAGCGGTGATGCACGAGAACACCGCGGAGGTGCTGGCCGGGCTATCCAGCATTGGCTTCGACGTGGTCAAGATACAGGCCTCCAACGCCATCCAGATCGACGACCTGGCCGATGGGAAAATTGCTGACGCATTTGCCGAATTCGCCAATTCCCCGTATCTGCATCAGGTTTTCGGCGTCGACGGTGACGGTCGCCAGTGGTTTCGGGACGACCTGTCTCTCGGCGACCGTTCAACACCGAAAACCGGTAGTGCACGTGTGCATTACCACGTACCCTTGCACATAAGTCCGCCCGCACCGCTGCGCAATACCGCACACATCCTTACCGAGACCATGGCCATGCTGCGCGAAGGGGTGTTGTCGGAGCCTGTCCACATCGAAATCGAGACGTACACCTGGGAAGTCCTTCCGTCCTCCTTGCGCATGGGAAGCCTGGCAGAAGACCTCGCGGCCGAAATCAGTTGGCTTGACGAGCTGATGTGTGTGCGGGACCCGGCGTGA
- a CDS encoding nucleotide pyrophosphatase/phosphodiesterase family protein has product MTQRVLLVNVVGLTQPLLRHMPNLSALAARGGLRALSPVFPAVTCSVQSSMVTGLMPNRHGIVGNGWYFRDLGEILLWRQSNKLVMGEKVWETAAGRFEGYRSANVGWWYAMNASNDVIITPRPVYHQDGRKSPDCYVVPPELHDVLTEKLGTFPLFQYWGPTADITSSRWLVNASVEILQRYSPTLLTAYVPHLDYDFQRFGPHSPLAIAAAAEVDAALAPLLSYADEHGMTTIVVSEYGISPADNPVDINRLLRREGYLRVYTQQGREYLDPWTSRAFAVADHQAAHIYVRDEADVARVASAVSDLDGVDTVLDRNAQQALAIDHPRSGELVAIAEPAAWFTYYYWLDDGRAPEFAPCVDIHRKPGYDPAELLMNPDDRAAKAKAAAALATKALGLRYTMNVVALNGAAVRGTHGRLPDSDEERPVVISSAANLLSRSSSPMPATVVRDLVLDAHRLQT; this is encoded by the coding sequence GTGACCCAACGTGTGCTGCTAGTCAATGTGGTTGGCCTCACGCAACCCTTACTGCGGCATATGCCGAACCTGTCTGCGCTCGCCGCTCGGGGCGGGTTGCGAGCACTTTCCCCGGTGTTCCCGGCCGTCACCTGCTCGGTGCAGTCGTCGATGGTCACTGGGCTGATGCCCAACCGGCACGGAATCGTCGGCAACGGCTGGTATTTTCGCGATCTGGGGGAAATACTGCTGTGGCGTCAAAGCAACAAGCTGGTGATGGGCGAAAAGGTCTGGGAGACGGCGGCTGGTCGCTTCGAGGGATATCGCTCGGCGAACGTCGGCTGGTGGTATGCGATGAACGCCAGCAACGACGTGATCATCACGCCGCGGCCGGTGTATCACCAAGACGGTCGCAAGTCGCCGGATTGCTACGTGGTGCCGCCGGAGCTGCATGATGTCTTGACCGAGAAGCTTGGCACGTTCCCGTTGTTCCAATACTGGGGTCCAACGGCTGACATCACGTCGTCGCGGTGGCTTGTCAACGCGTCCGTTGAAATCCTGCAACGTTATTCGCCAACCCTGTTGACCGCCTATGTTCCGCACCTGGACTACGATTTCCAGCGCTTCGGTCCGCATTCGCCGTTGGCCATAGCCGCCGCTGCGGAGGTCGACGCGGCGCTGGCCCCGCTGCTGAGTTATGCCGATGAGCACGGCATGACGACCATCGTCGTTTCCGAATATGGGATCTCGCCGGCCGACAATCCAGTGGATATCAACCGATTGCTTCGGCGCGAAGGCTACCTCCGTGTCTACACGCAGCAGGGCCGCGAGTACCTGGATCCGTGGACGTCACGTGCCTTCGCTGTCGCCGACCATCAAGCCGCCCATATTTACGTGCGCGACGAGGCCGATGTCGCCCGGGTGGCCAGTGCGGTCAGCGACCTGGACGGTGTGGATACGGTGCTGGATCGAAACGCACAGCAGGCGTTAGCCATTGATCACCCCCGATCGGGTGAGTTGGTGGCGATTGCGGAACCCGCCGCGTGGTTCACCTATTATTACTGGCTCGACGACGGTCGGGCCCCGGAGTTCGCGCCGTGCGTGGACATTCACCGCAAGCCCGGCTACGACCCGGCCGAACTCTTGATGAACCCCGACGATCGGGCCGCCAAGGCTAAAGCGGCAGCGGCACTGGCCACAAAGGCTCTCGGACTTCGCTACACGATGAACGTCGTCGCGCTCAACGGCGCCGCAGTTCGTGGCACACATGGGCGCCTACCCGACTCCGACGAGGAACGGCCGGTGGTCATTAGCTCCGCGGCGAATCTGCTCTCGCGCTCGTCGTCGCCCATGCCGGCCACGGTCGTGCGTGATCTTGTCCTGGACGCCCATAGATTGCAAACGTAA
- a CDS encoding cytochrome P450 codes for MCPSVFEADLPPIAYEDAQTPEEAHRRMSAALQRAPIAMGQRGPEILSYELVRSVLRDSRFGVPRGFFLAAQGVTSGRLWDRFGKSLPSLEGAEHHRLRRCVSPSFGPRSLARLDTMMTELMSGLVDPLISVGRCDVVEDIARRYPIPVICALIGAPLQDWRLFSGWADAIFMLFTWRVAGNEDVIMKAYDELDAYIVDMVDQRAVSPGDDLISELITVEEDGDRLTREELCGVVSVLLSAGTDTTRNQLSAAVQVLCDYPEQWALLADQPQLMPAAVEELMRHTPIALSTIRQAYEDVELGGVVFPAGTLVIVNTAAANRDPDVYENPNRLDVARDNPAPMLTFGSGLHLCLGANLARAELVAALRVMTQRMLNPRLAGPAPWKPFTPITGPLALPIDFDIEAGQR; via the coding sequence ATGTGCCCAAGCGTGTTCGAAGCCGACCTGCCGCCTATCGCCTATGAGGACGCCCAAACGCCGGAAGAGGCCCACCGGAGGATGAGTGCGGCGCTGCAGCGCGCGCCGATCGCCATGGGACAGCGTGGTCCGGAGATTCTCAGCTATGAACTGGTTCGAAGTGTGTTGCGGGATAGCAGGTTCGGTGTGCCCAGGGGATTCTTTCTGGCCGCCCAGGGTGTTACGTCTGGGCGGTTGTGGGACCGGTTCGGCAAGAGCCTGCCCAGTCTGGAGGGGGCCGAACATCACCGGTTGCGTCGGTGTGTTTCGCCATCGTTTGGCCCCCGGTCGTTAGCACGGTTGGACACGATGATGACAGAGTTGATGTCCGGCCTGGTGGATCCGCTGATCTCGGTGGGCAGGTGTGACGTCGTCGAGGACATCGCCCGGCGGTATCCAATCCCGGTCATCTGCGCCCTGATTGGTGCTCCGCTGCAGGATTGGCGGCTGTTCTCGGGCTGGGCGGACGCCATCTTCATGCTCTTCACCTGGCGAGTTGCCGGCAATGAGGATGTCATCATGAAGGCCTATGACGAGCTTGATGCGTACATCGTCGATATGGTCGATCAGCGCGCTGTGAGTCCCGGGGATGACTTGATCTCCGAGTTGATCACGGTGGAGGAGGACGGCGATAGACTCACCCGCGAGGAGCTGTGTGGGGTGGTTAGTGTGCTGCTGTCGGCCGGGACGGATACCACCCGAAATCAGCTGTCTGCGGCGGTGCAGGTGCTCTGCGATTACCCCGAGCAATGGGCATTGTTGGCCGATCAGCCTCAGTTGATGCCGGCAGCGGTCGAGGAGCTGATGCGGCACACTCCGATAGCGTTGTCCACCATCCGACAAGCCTACGAGGATGTGGAGCTGGGCGGGGTGGTCTTTCCGGCTGGAACCCTAGTTATCGTTAACACCGCCGCGGCAAATCGGGACCCTGACGTGTACGAGAACCCGAACCGCCTCGATGTCGCCCGGGACAATCCCGCCCCGATGTTGACCTTTGGATCCGGCTTGCATCTGTGCCTGGGTGCAAACCTGGCCAGAGCTGAACTCGTTGCGGCATTGCGGGTTATGACCCAGCGCATGCTCAATCCACGGCTTGCCGGTCCTGCACCGTGGAAGCCGTTCACGCCAATCACGGGGCCGCTGGCGCTACCGATCGACTTCGACATCGAAGCGGGGCAGCGCTAG
- a CDS encoding DHA2 family efflux MFS transporter permease subunit, protein MDGTDADPRGDAQRIDARLLRIAGVCVLGSMMAIVDTTVVTVAQRTFVATFHSTQAIVAWTMTGYTLALAAVIPLAGWAADRFGTKRPFIGSLLSFTFGSLLCAMAPNIAVLIAFRVVQGLGGGMLMPLVLTILTREAGPQRLGRVLAILGVPMLLGPVFGPVLGGWLIDSFSWQWIFWINVPIGLTTVVLAAIVLPHDEPTPSETFDVVGMLLLSPGLAAFLYGVSALPGRGTVADHHVWIPATAGLALIIAFVLHALYRADHPLIDLRLFENRTVTLANAAMFLFATSFFGAGLLFPSFFQELLHQRPLQAGMSLVPRGIGAMVTMPIAGALMDKRGVGRVLMVGVTLIALGMGVFAFGVALRADYLPTLVIGLAIMGLGMGATMMPLSAVAVQTLAPHQIARGSTLVNVNQQVAASIGTALMSVILTSQFNRSANIPIARQIDGLREEAARRGVPIDPLTLPAPARAPDFPINLMDDLSHAYTVVFVVAVALVALTFVPIAFLPTTPAAHDARQPN, encoded by the coding sequence ATGGACGGCACGGACGCAGACCCACGCGGCGACGCCCAACGAATCGACGCGAGACTGCTGCGGATCGCCGGCGTATGCGTGCTGGGCTCGATGATGGCGATCGTGGACACGACGGTCGTCACCGTTGCACAGCGCACCTTCGTCGCCACCTTCCATTCCACGCAGGCCATCGTGGCGTGGACCATGACCGGCTACACACTGGCCCTGGCCGCTGTGATCCCGTTGGCGGGTTGGGCGGCCGACCGGTTTGGCACCAAGCGTCCGTTCATCGGCTCCTTGCTTTCTTTCACGTTCGGCTCGCTGCTGTGTGCGATGGCACCAAACATCGCTGTGCTCATCGCATTCCGGGTCGTTCAGGGCCTCGGGGGCGGCATGCTCATGCCGCTGGTGCTGACCATCTTGACCCGGGAGGCGGGTCCCCAGCGACTCGGCCGAGTCCTGGCTATCCTGGGCGTTCCGATGCTCCTGGGCCCGGTCTTCGGCCCGGTCCTGGGCGGCTGGCTGATCGATAGCTTCAGCTGGCAGTGGATCTTCTGGATCAACGTGCCGATCGGCCTGACCACCGTAGTACTGGCCGCGATCGTGCTCCCCCACGACGAGCCGACACCGTCGGAAACCTTCGATGTGGTCGGCATGCTGCTGCTATCACCCGGGCTGGCGGCGTTCCTCTACGGGGTCTCGGCGCTACCCGGCCGCGGCACCGTCGCCGATCACCACGTATGGATACCGGCCACCGCCGGTCTGGCGTTGATCATCGCCTTCGTCCTCCATGCGCTCTACCGAGCGGACCACCCGCTAATCGACCTGCGCCTGTTCGAAAACCGCACCGTCACCCTGGCCAACGCGGCAATGTTTCTCTTCGCAACTTCCTTCTTCGGCGCCGGGTTGCTGTTTCCCAGCTTCTTCCAGGAATTGCTGCACCAGAGGCCTTTACAGGCCGGGATGAGCCTGGTACCCCGCGGAATCGGAGCCATGGTCACGATGCCCATTGCCGGCGCGCTGATGGACAAGCGCGGAGTCGGACGGGTCTTGATGGTCGGCGTTACACTCATCGCCTTGGGCATGGGCGTTTTCGCCTTCGGGGTCGCGCTGCGGGCCGACTACCTGCCAACCCTGGTGATCGGACTGGCCATCATGGGTTTGGGCATGGGCGCCACAATGATGCCGCTTTCTGCGGTGGCAGTACAGACCTTGGCGCCGCATCAGATTGCGCGAGGGTCGACACTAGTCAATGTCAATCAACAAGTGGCGGCATCTATCGGAACGGCTCTGATGTCGGTCATATTGACCAGCCAGTTCAACCGCAGCGCAAACATTCCCATCGCACGCCAGATCGACGGCCTACGCGAGGAAGCCGCCCGCCGCGGCGTGCCGATTGACCCACTGACGCTGCCCGCGCCGGCCCGGGCCCCGGACTTTCCGATCAACCTGATGGACGACCTCTCGCACGCCTACACCGTGGTTTTCGTCGTCGCCGTCGCATTGGTGGCGTTGACATTTGTTCCGATAGCGTTTCTTCCAACAACACCCGCCGCCCACGATGCCCGGCAGCCCAACTAG